A genomic window from Haladaptatus caseinilyticus includes:
- a CDS encoding ribbon-helix-helix domain-containing protein, whose amino-acid sequence MERVTLRIPKQQIEEVEQMVETGEFPNRSEAIRAAVRDMLNEQDGNGTETTNKRTWAKV is encoded by the coding sequence ATGGAGCGCGTGACACTACGAATTCCAAAACAGCAAATCGAAGAGGTCGAACAGATGGTCGAAACTGGCGAGTTCCCGAATCGAAGCGAAGCGATTCGCGCAGCAGTTCGTGACATGCTCAACGAGCAAGACGGAAACGGAACCGAGACCACGAACAAGCGCACCTGGGCAAAGGTGTGA
- a CDS encoding M24 family metallopeptidase, which translates to MSTRLPDSEFDHRLAEVREKIRERDADAGVWFGATSIEYLTGFDHIQTERPVVLAVTDDRIEITVPRLEVERVRPNPRIDAVHHYFDYPGGKPIDVAAEMLSGLDVRTVVADADGAPGVMGYDGPALSEFIEVESQSWVDRMRWAKTDAEIDLIRESAKWGNLAHRYLADYTEPGAHPATVSQQASTDASRAMLDTLGDTYVPRTRGDGPAYAGYISGPQTALPHGHTANRRIEEGDVLITGAAANVDGYYSELERTMFVGEPTDEQEQYFELMLESQTIAIDALGPGVPLSYVDQQVWDYFEEQGVTDLAQHHVGHNIGMGGHEPPYIDRGWSDHVDDRDAEMEPGHVYTIEPGLYTDTYGYRHSDTIAITEDGTEMLTYFPRDLESNVITW; encoded by the coding sequence ATGAGTACACGACTTCCCGATTCCGAGTTCGACCACCGTCTCGCCGAGGTGCGAGAAAAGATTCGTGAACGGGATGCGGACGCTGGGGTCTGGTTCGGCGCCACGAGCATCGAATATCTTACCGGCTTCGACCACATCCAAACCGAGCGACCGGTCGTGTTGGCCGTCACTGACGACCGAATCGAAATCACGGTTCCGAGACTCGAAGTCGAGCGGGTACGACCGAACCCACGAATCGATGCGGTGCATCACTACTTCGATTATCCCGGCGGCAAACCGATCGACGTCGCTGCCGAGATGCTTTCGGGGCTTGACGTGAGGACCGTCGTTGCGGACGCGGACGGCGCGCCGGGTGTGATGGGGTACGATGGTCCCGCACTCTCCGAGTTCATCGAAGTCGAATCCCAAAGTTGGGTAGATCGGATGCGGTGGGCAAAAACGGATGCCGAAATCGACCTCATCCGAGAGTCGGCGAAGTGGGGAAATCTCGCTCACCGGTATCTCGCCGACTACACCGAACCCGGAGCACACCCAGCAACCGTCAGCCAGCAGGCTTCGACGGATGCATCTCGCGCGATGCTGGATACGCTCGGTGACACGTATGTACCGCGCACGCGCGGCGACGGTCCGGCCTATGCAGGTTACATTTCCGGCCCGCAGACCGCTCTCCCCCACGGACACACCGCGAACCGTCGAATCGAGGAGGGGGACGTCCTGATCACGGGTGCTGCCGCGAACGTCGATGGCTACTACTCCGAACTGGAGCGGACCATGTTCGTCGGTGAACCGACCGACGAACAGGAACAGTACTTCGAACTGATGTTGGAGTCCCAGACCATCGCTATCGACGCACTCGGTCCGGGCGTCCCATTGTCTTACGTCGACCAGCAAGTGTGGGACTATTTCGAGGAGCAAGGCGTTACCGACCTGGCACAGCACCACGTCGGGCACAATATCGGCATGGGCGGGCACGAACCGCCGTACATCGACCGAGGATGGAGCGACCACGTCGATGACCGCGACGCCGAGATGGAACCCGGCCACGTGTACACCATCGAACCTGGACTCTACACCGACACCTACGGCTATCGCCACTCCGATACGATTGCCATCACCGAGGACGGCACGGAAATGCTAACTTACTTCCCGCGTGACCTGGAGAGCAACGTCATCACGTGGTAA
- a CDS encoding class I SAM-dependent methyltransferase — translation MREFSADYLRRTRDGMWESRESLSNLRLDTRERVLDVGCGTGELARVLAEETPGEVVGTDADSQLLSVAREHVSVVAGDAHRLPFPDDSFDLVVCQALLINLPDPERAVREFARVSSNIVSAIEPDNSAVSVESTVSAEAELARRAREAYVAGVNTDVALGGEGTRNAFNAIGLDGVSTHKHHHGKTVAPPYSARDLEAAKKKATADALVEKRETLLESLSPDEYENLRARWREMGRLVIEQMQTGEYRRAEVVPFYVTTGRI, via the coding sequence GTGCGAGAGTTCTCCGCCGACTATCTGCGACGAACGCGGGACGGGATGTGGGAATCACGCGAGTCCTTGTCCAACCTCCGACTAGACACCCGTGAGCGCGTGCTGGATGTCGGCTGTGGGACGGGTGAACTCGCCCGTGTCCTCGCGGAAGAGACGCCGGGGGAAGTGGTCGGGACGGACGCCGACTCGCAACTGCTGTCCGTCGCCCGGGAACACGTTTCGGTCGTTGCGGGCGATGCTCACCGTCTTCCATTTCCGGACGACAGCTTCGACCTCGTCGTCTGTCAAGCACTGCTCATCAATCTCCCCGACCCGGAACGAGCCGTGCGGGAGTTCGCCCGCGTTTCGTCCAACATCGTCTCGGCGATCGAACCGGATAACTCGGCCGTGTCGGTCGAATCGACGGTTTCCGCGGAAGCGGAACTGGCACGTCGCGCCCGTGAAGCGTACGTCGCCGGTGTGAATACGGACGTGGCTCTCGGCGGCGAGGGAACACGGAACGCTTTCAACGCGATCGGTCTCGACGGCGTTTCGACCCACAAACACCATCACGGGAAAACGGTCGCGCCGCCGTACTCGGCGCGCGACCTCGAGGCCGCGAAGAAAAAAGCCACTGCGGACGCACTCGTCGAGAAACGCGAGACGCTGCTCGAATCACTTTCTCCCGACGAATACGAAAACCTTCGTGCCCGCTGGCGCGAGATGGGTCGGTTGGTCATCGAGCAAATGCAAACGGGCGAGTATCGGCGGGCGGAGGTCGTACCGTTCTACGTTACGACTGGCCGGATATGA
- a CDS encoding DUF7504 family protein: MASRLEFRNRTGEDSATQDVQFTEWLAELKTSGSNLLVTGDVPKETSAGFSRTLFGQGRRSRLLALTNPTTLDAGSYLPVHPTTGNTRIFDRRTEHRGTTSDSVNERVSDLDRETLRSELISAISRFDDENGGFAPAELRLGIDSIDMLTGGEDIVSFSQFLRGLTAIVRGVNGMAHYHVRVPDDDQLVEDLSPLFDARIELRKRPGVAEQRWHVPDLDETTYWVQLS, translated from the coding sequence ATGGCTTCTCGTCTCGAATTTCGAAATCGGACGGGGGAGGATTCGGCGACACAAGACGTGCAGTTCACCGAATGGCTCGCAGAACTGAAAACCAGCGGCAGCAATCTCCTCGTTACTGGTGACGTGCCAAAAGAGACGAGTGCCGGCTTCAGTCGGACGCTCTTCGGGCAGGGACGACGGTCGCGCCTTCTCGCACTCACGAATCCCACCACGCTCGATGCCGGGTCCTATCTTCCGGTCCACCCGACCACCGGAAATACACGGATTTTCGACCGGCGGACCGAACACCGGGGTACGACGAGCGACAGCGTAAACGAACGCGTTTCCGACCTCGACCGAGAGACGCTCCGCTCGGAGTTGATCTCAGCCATCAGTCGATTCGACGATGAAAATGGTGGGTTTGCTCCCGCCGAACTCCGACTTGGTATCGACTCGATCGATATGCTCACCGGAGGAGAGGACATCGTTTCGTTCTCTCAATTCCTTCGCGGTCTCACAGCCATCGTTCGCGGTGTGAACGGAATGGCACACTACCACGTCCGCGTGCCTGACGACGACCAGCTCGTAGAGGATCTGTCACCCCTGTTCGATGCACGCATCGAACTTCGAAAACGTCCCGGGGTGGCAGAACAGCGCTGGCACGTTCCCGATCTCGATGAGACCACATACTGGGTACAACTATCATAA
- a CDS encoding DUF7095 family protein, translating into MERSEAIEHIEKIVETVDTDTMPVPVREIWVFGDVALGLDPIDRLDVYITKDILLRGDDADRETEFVDTHAVKGIGKTVRAAWADEHPDLIRANDNGYAAPEKCLAAHLLPEDEPVHLEVCNSSFEDNVTQRLRGAMARDAYEQILDPRGVCLWIDGQRSTEAFRKLREGEFAFPTLPAALEMLGMDDEKIDEAAEAVESYRRRQEGTTVRGDVV; encoded by the coding sequence ATGGAGCGAAGCGAGGCAATCGAGCACATCGAGAAAATCGTCGAGACAGTCGATACCGACACTATGCCCGTCCCTGTCCGTGAAATCTGGGTGTTCGGCGACGTAGCGCTCGGTCTCGATCCGATCGATCGCCTCGACGTCTACATAACGAAGGATATCCTGCTCCGCGGCGACGATGCCGACCGCGAAACGGAGTTCGTTGATACTCACGCGGTAAAAGGCATCGGGAAGACGGTACGTGCCGCGTGGGCAGACGAACATCCGGACCTGATTCGGGCGAACGACAACGGCTATGCCGCTCCCGAAAAGTGTCTCGCAGCGCACCTACTCCCGGAGGACGAACCGGTTCATCTCGAAGTCTGCAATTCGAGTTTCGAGGATAACGTCACGCAACGATTGCGGGGTGCAATGGCGCGCGACGCCTACGAACAAATCCTTGACCCGCGCGGAGTCTGTCTCTGGATCGATGGGCAGCGGAGCACGGAAGCGTTCCGTAAACTACGGGAAGGCGAGTTTGCCTTCCCGACGCTCCCTGCCGCGTTGGAAATGCTCGGAATGGACGATGAGAAAATCGACGAGGCCGCAGAAGCGGTCGAATCGTACCGACGGCGACAGGAAGGCACGACTGTCCGCGGCGACGTGGTATAG
- the ncsA gene encoding tRNA 2-thiolation protein NcsA, with protein sequence MDCDKCDREAVMHAAYSGLHLCEDHFCRSVEKRLRRRIRDDNLLPSSATPDDPQTWLIGLSGGKDSVVLTQILHDTFANDPRIELVALTIHEGIEGYRDASLDACLELTDDLDIRHEVVTYEDEFDVRMDDVVEKDPESMAACAYCGVFRRDLLSKYAEEYEADKLLTGHNLDDEAETALMNFLEGDVAQIAKHFDASLGKFAEDARGGSDEDTSPTRSDQDSFVPRAKPLRDVPEKEVALYAHLEDLPAHITECPHSSEAYRAEIQELMLSLEENHPGTRHSIMAGYEELAAVAADEFGAGDGKRELNECERCGASTTRDVCRKCALVESIHAV encoded by the coding sequence ATGGACTGCGATAAGTGCGACCGAGAAGCGGTGATGCATGCGGCCTACTCCGGGCTTCATCTGTGCGAAGACCACTTCTGTCGGTCGGTCGAAAAGCGTCTTCGACGGCGGATCCGTGACGACAATCTCCTCCCCTCGTCCGCAACCCCCGATGATCCCCAGACGTGGCTTATCGGGCTCTCGGGCGGCAAAGACAGCGTCGTTCTCACCCAGATTCTCCACGACACCTTCGCGAACGATCCACGGATCGAACTCGTTGCGCTGACGATTCACGAAGGTATCGAGGGCTACCGTGATGCGAGCTTGGACGCCTGCCTCGAACTCACCGACGACCTCGACATCCGGCACGAAGTCGTCACCTACGAGGACGAGTTCGACGTTCGGATGGACGATGTCGTGGAAAAGGATCCCGAAAGTATGGCCGCCTGTGCCTACTGTGGCGTGTTCCGCCGGGATTTGCTCTCGAAGTACGCAGAAGAATACGAGGCAGATAAACTACTCACGGGGCATAATCTGGACGACGAGGCCGAAACCGCGCTGATGAACTTCCTCGAAGGCGACGTTGCCCAAATCGCCAAACATTTCGATGCGAGTCTCGGAAAGTTCGCGGAAGACGCGCGAGGCGGGTCGGACGAAGACACTTCACCGACGAGAAGCGACCAAGATTCGTTTGTGCCCCGTGCAAAACCGCTTCGAGACGTCCCGGAGAAAGAAGTCGCGCTGTACGCACACTTGGAAGACCTACCTGCACACATCACCGAATGTCCACACTCCAGCGAGGCATATCGGGCCGAAATTCAGGAGCTGATGCTTTCACTGGAGGAAAATCACCCCGGAACGCGCCACTCCATCATGGCCGGGTACGAAGAACTCGCCGCTGTTGCCGCGGACGAATTCGGTGCGGGAGACGGAAAACGGGAACTCAACGAATGTGAACGCTGCGGTGCATCCACGACCCGCGACGTCTGTCGGAAATGCGCGCTCGTGGAATCGATTCACGCGGTATAG
- a CDS encoding double zinc ribbon domain-containing protein gives MSKITFRADDDLVKRLETLDASKSEVMREALRDYLDGHSESTEQNDGTLDAVVAERVDDLIDQRLGPRGSENARDINVNVTVEGSNVRASEGNSVASTTDERPRHTTADTSQAGNTCGQCGESLDSGHVYCPNCGEKAAHRVFCDCGDELRSDWAFCPGCGRRTPSADVLDSA, from the coding sequence ATGAGTAAAATAACATTTCGCGCGGACGACGACCTCGTTAAACGACTCGAAACGCTCGATGCATCGAAGAGCGAGGTCATGCGCGAAGCACTCCGCGACTATCTCGACGGCCACAGCGAATCGACGGAGCAGAACGACGGAACGCTCGATGCAGTCGTCGCAGAGCGCGTAGACGACCTTATCGACCAACGACTAGGCCCACGCGGGAGCGAAAACGCGCGCGACATCAACGTGAACGTTACCGTCGAAGGTAGTAACGTCCGAGCGAGCGAAGGGAATTCGGTAGCGAGCACGACGGACGAGCGTCCACGTCATACGACCGCCGACACATCTCAGGCAGGAAACACGTGCGGGCAGTGCGGCGAGTCGCTGGATTCGGGCCACGTTTACTGCCCGAACTGCGGCGAGAAGGCAGCCCATCGCGTGTTCTGTGACTGTGGTGACGAACTCCGTTCGGACTGGGCGTTCTGCCCCGGGTGTGGGCGACGAACACCATCGGCAGACGTTTTGGACTCGGCGTAA
- a CDS encoding SLC13 family permease, which translates to MLIPDLAVQTGSAIPELTLEMVVVFGIAVATFVLFATETFPPDITAIIVMVVLILLGPWTGISPEEGISGFSNDATITVLAMLVLSYGVSQTGVVQELGERMASFAGTDERKQLASVLAFAGIPSGVLNNTPIVAMLIPVVSDLANRGRTSPSKLLIPLSYAAMVGGMLTLIGTSTNLIASSVAARLGRQYPSLHAFSMFEFTKLGIVVFVVGTVYLMTIGQRLIPERVLPEEDILEEYELSPYLTEVVVGEDSAFVGRTIDETLSEIELDVDVVSLIRDDETFIEPLMRKTARPGDVLVVRADFGSLRELMLTEGLSLVAFSSVTEEALEPEQEGGALVELVLPSWSSVTGETLESTTFRERYDANVLAIRRGAELLRERMDRTTLRRGDTLLVQATEDSVNRLATNRDFIVTQVAAEPDYQRSKIPLAIAIILGVVGFAALGVYDILTTALAGVVVMILTGIVKPGELYDAVEWDVIFLLAGLIPLGIAFEETGAANLVGAVVATSADFLPAIGVLWVFYVITTLVTAVVSNSASAILMIPVAVEAATRVGGDPFSFVLAVTFASSADFMTPIGYQTNLLVYGPGGYKFTDYFRVGAPLQLLLSIATVLGIAVFWGV; encoded by the coding sequence ATGCTCATTCCCGACCTCGCGGTCCAAACCGGGTCGGCGATTCCGGAACTCACGCTGGAGATGGTCGTCGTTTTCGGTATCGCAGTGGCGACTTTCGTTCTGTTCGCGACGGAGACGTTTCCTCCCGACATTACCGCCATTATCGTCATGGTCGTCCTCATCCTCCTCGGCCCATGGACGGGAATTTCTCCTGAAGAGGGCATATCGGGGTTTTCGAACGACGCGACGATCACCGTCCTAGCGATGCTCGTCTTGAGTTACGGGGTGAGCCAAACTGGAGTCGTACAGGAACTCGGCGAACGAATGGCGTCGTTCGCGGGCACCGACGAGCGAAAACAGCTCGCTTCCGTTCTCGCATTCGCGGGTATTCCGTCGGGCGTACTCAACAATACGCCGATCGTCGCCATGCTCATTCCAGTCGTTTCCGACCTCGCAAATCGCGGACGGACGTCACCGTCGAAACTGCTTATCCCGCTTTCGTATGCGGCGATGGTCGGCGGTATGCTCACGCTCATCGGCACGTCGACGAACCTCATTGCCAGCAGCGTCGCCGCACGTCTCGGGCGCCAGTACCCCTCCCTCCACGCGTTTTCGATGTTCGAATTCACGAAACTCGGAATCGTCGTTTTCGTCGTGGGAACGGTCTATCTGATGACCATCGGCCAGCGACTCATCCCAGAACGAGTGCTTCCGGAGGAAGACATTTTAGAGGAGTACGAACTGTCGCCGTATTTGACCGAGGTCGTCGTCGGCGAGGACTCGGCGTTCGTCGGTCGAACCATCGACGAAACCCTCTCCGAAATCGAACTCGACGTGGATGTCGTTTCGCTTATCAGAGACGATGAGACGTTCATAGAACCGCTAATGAGGAAAACGGCTCGACCGGGAGACGTGTTGGTCGTTCGCGCGGATTTCGGGTCGCTTCGGGAATTGATGTTAACGGAGGGCCTATCGCTCGTCGCGTTTTCGTCCGTAACCGAGGAGGCACTCGAACCGGAGCAGGAAGGCGGAGCGCTCGTCGAACTCGTCCTCCCATCGTGGTCGTCGGTGACCGGTGAGACACTCGAAAGCACGACGTTTCGTGAACGATACGACGCCAACGTTCTTGCGATCAGGCGGGGAGCGGAACTGCTCCGGGAGCGGATGGACCGGACGACGCTCCGGCGGGGGGACACCTTGCTGGTACAAGCAACGGAAGACAGCGTCAATCGGTTGGCTACGAACCGCGATTTTATCGTCACGCAGGTAGCAGCCGAACCGGACTATCAGCGGTCGAAGATTCCCCTCGCCATCGCCATCATCCTCGGCGTTGTCGGGTTCGCTGCGCTGGGTGTGTACGATATTCTCACGACTGCATTGGCGGGCGTCGTCGTGATGATACTGACGGGTATCGTGAAGCCGGGAGAGTTGTATGACGCGGTGGAGTGGGACGTCATCTTCCTCCTCGCAGGCCTCATCCCGCTCGGCATCGCGTTCGAGGAGACCGGTGCGGCGAACCTCGTCGGTGCGGTAGTAGCGACGAGTGCGGACTTTCTGCCCGCAATCGGTGTCCTATGGGTGTTCTACGTCATCACTACCCTCGTTACGGCCGTCGTCAGCAACAGCGCGAGCGCCATTCTCATGATACCGGTTGCCGTCGAGGCAGCGACTCGCGTCGGTGGCGACCCGTTTTCGTTCGTCCTCGCCGTGACGTTCGCTTCCAGCGCCGACTTCATGACTCCCATCGGCTATCAGACGAACCTGCTCGTGTACGGTCCGGGCGGATACAAGTTCACGGACTACTTCCGCGTAGGCGCGCCGCTCCAACTACTGCTGTCGATAGCGACCGTCCTCGGAATCGCCGTATTCTGGGGCGTATAG
- the ftsZ gene encoding cell division protein FtsZ yields the protein MQDIVQEALENAESEQREMDAVATGDEFGDPRIVIVGCGGAGNNTINRLYNIGVDGADTVAINTDKQHLKMIEADTKILVGKSLTSGLGAGGDPSMGERATEMAQGTVKEVLGDADLVFVTAGMGGGTGTGAAPVVAKIAKEQGAIVVGMVSTPFNVERARTVKAEEGLEKLRNEADSIIVLDNNRLLDYVPNLPIGKAFSVMDQIIAETVKGISETITQPSLINLDYADMTSIMNQGGVAVMLVGETQDKNKTEEVVRDAMNHPLLDVDYRGASGGLVHITGGPDLTLKEAEGIAANITERLEASANVIWGARIQENYKSKVRVMAIMTGVKSAQVLGPSTQKQADRSRQKMRDVDAQSYDASNNADAVQQKTFGTQSDGGRDEVEKNNGLDVIR from the coding sequence ATGCAGGACATCGTCCAAGAAGCACTGGAGAACGCCGAAAGCGAACAGCGTGAGATGGATGCCGTCGCAACCGGTGACGAGTTCGGTGACCCGCGAATCGTCATCGTCGGTTGCGGTGGCGCAGGGAACAACACTATCAATCGGCTCTACAACATCGGCGTAGACGGTGCTGACACGGTTGCAATCAATACCGACAAACAGCACCTGAAAATGATCGAAGCCGACACGAAAATCCTCGTCGGCAAATCCCTCACATCCGGTCTCGGGGCTGGCGGCGACCCTTCCATGGGCGAGCGCGCCACCGAGATGGCACAGGGAACGGTCAAGGAAGTGCTCGGCGATGCCGACCTCGTCTTCGTGACCGCAGGCATGGGTGGCGGCACCGGAACCGGTGCTGCACCCGTTGTCGCGAAAATCGCCAAAGAACAGGGCGCAATCGTCGTCGGGATGGTCTCGACGCCGTTCAACGTCGAGCGTGCTCGCACAGTAAAAGCCGAAGAAGGATTGGAGAAACTTCGCAACGAGGCGGACTCCATCATCGTCCTCGACAACAACCGACTCCTCGATTACGTCCCGAACCTACCGATCGGCAAGGCATTCTCGGTGATGGACCAGATCATCGCCGAGACCGTGAAAGGTATCTCGGAAACCATCACACAGCCAAGCCTCATCAACCTCGACTACGCCGACATGACCTCCATCATGAACCAGGGCGGCGTCGCGGTGATGCTCGTCGGTGAGACACAGGACAAAAACAAGACCGAGGAAGTGGTGCGCGACGCGATGAACCACCCGCTTCTCGACGTGGATTATCGCGGTGCCTCCGGCGGACTCGTGCACATCACGGGGGGACCGGACCTCACGCTCAAAGAAGCAGAGGGCATTGCGGCCAACATCACCGAACGCCTCGAAGCGAGCGCCAACGTCATCTGGGGGGCGCGCATCCAGGAGAACTACAAGAGCAAAGTCCGAGTCATGGCAATCATGACCGGCGTCAAAAGCGCACAGGTGCTCGGCCCATCGACACAGAAACAGGCTGACCGCTCCCGCCAGAAGATGCGCGACGTGGATGCACAGTCCTACGACGCCAGTAACAACGCCGATGCTGTCCAACAGAAAACGTTTGGCACCCAAAGTGACGGTGGCAGAGACGAAGTAGAGAAGAACAACGGTCTCGACGTTATTCGATAA